The genomic interval CGAAGACTGTCGCGCCAGAACCTGACATGCGGGCAAGGATGCAGCCTTGGGTGGCGGCGAGTTGTTCGACGATGTCACCGATTATCGGCACCAGCTTGACGGCGGGCGGCTGCAGGTCGTTGCGGGTTTCGGCGAGCCAGATGCCGAGCTGTGCGGGGCGTGTCAGGGGCGTCGGCAATTCGGGCAATGGATAATTGTCGTGGGCGCGCAGGCGGCGGAAGACGTCGGCCGTGGCCAGTGGCACCATCGGATTGACCAGCACGATATGGCAGGCCGGGAACTCGGGCAGAGGGGTCAGCACCTCGCCGACACCGCGCGCCACCAGCGGCATGGAAACGAGGCAGGACGGAACGTCTGCCCCAAGCGCTGTCGCAATGTCGGCCAGTTCGGCCATCGGCACAGGATGCTCAGACAAGCTCGCCATCAAGCGCAATGCAGCCGCCGCGTCGGCTGAGCCACCGCCAATGCCCGCAGCAACGGGCAGGTTTTTGACCAGCCGCAGCGACAACGCAGTTTTGACGGCATCGGGCCAGCGCGCCCGAAATGCAGCGACGGCACTGGAGACCAGATTGGATTCGCCTGTGCCCAGCGCCTTGGCGAAGGGGCCACTGATGCTCAGCGAATCTATATCGGCAGGCGTCGCCGAGAGCTCGTCGGCCACGTCGGCGAAGACGACGAGGCTTTCGAGATCGTGGTAGCCGTCTTCACGGCGACGCGTAACGTGCAGGGCCAGGTTGACCTTGGCCGGCGCGAGCTGGACGATTGGTTCGGGCATCCAGCTATTGAGTTGCGTTGGCTTCGGTGAGCCCGTCGACAAGTTTGGGAGCGACGCGTTCCTTGACGTTGCCGACGGTGTCGACCGAGGCCGCAACGCGCCACTGGAACTTGGCCTCAAGCTTGCGCCCGGCCTTCCAGTAAGCATCGCCCAGATGGTCGTTGATCTCGGCATCGTTGGGCCGCAGCATGGCTGCCTTTTCGAGCGTGGTCACCGCTTCGTCGATCCGGCCGAGCTTGTAGAAAGCCCAACCCAGCGAATCGACGATGTAGCCATCCTGTGGCTGCGCCGCGACAGCCTTTTCGATCATCTCCAGCGCGGGCTCGAGATTCATGTCCTGATCGATCCAGCTATAGCCGAGATAGTTCAGCACGGCTGGCTGGTCGGGATTGAGTTCAAGAGCCTTGAGGAAATCGGCTTCGGCTTTTGGCCATTCCTTGGCGCGCTCATAGGCGATGCCGCGCACGTAGTAGAAGCGCCAATCGGATGGGCGCTCGCCGCCGGTCAACTTGAGCGCCTTGGTGTAGGCGTCCGCTGCCGGAATATACTGCTCGTCGTAGCGCAGCATATCGCCGAGCACCGACACAGCATCGAGGTCTTCGGGCTGGCTGACCACAATGTTGTTGAGGCGGCGCAGGGCTTCTTTACGATCGCCAATGGCATCAAGGTTTTGTGCGACGCGCACGACAGCCGTTGGCTTCATGGCCGAGGTGGGCGGCACTGCTTCATAAATGGCGTTGGCGGCGGCATGCTGGTCGGCACCATCGAGCAGCTGGCCTAGCACCAGTGAGATCACATCGGCGGATGGGTCGAGGTAGAGGCCCAGACGCAGGAAGACCAACGACAGATCGAGATTGCCATCGCGGGCCAGGGCAACGCCGATGCCGTGGAACATTTCGGCCGAGCCGACCTGAACATTGGAGGCGAAAATGCCGGGACGCTGACCGGCTTCGATCTGGTCTTTGACAACGGTGACGATGGGGTGCGTGGCACCCTGCGCTTCAAAATCGTTGATGACTTCGAGCGCTTCATCGAAGCGACCGGCATTGGCCAGCGTGCGGGCATAAACTTCGGTAATGCGGGCGACGTAGGGCTCGGCTTCGTGAGCGCGGCGGGCCAGATCGATAGCGCCGGCGCTGTCGCCTGCCACTTCGGCCATCAGTGCGCGGTGGAACACCAGGAAATCGCCGAGGCCGGTTTTTCCTAAGCGATCCATAACCGCGTCGGCATCAGCCTTGCGGTTGTCGCCGATCAGAGCCCAAGCGCGCAGAATGCTGGCGGTGATGCCGGTAAAGCTATCGGGGCTGATAGTGTTGAGCAGCCGTTCGGCGGCGCCATAGCGGCGCTCCTTGAGCGCCTCGGCGGCGACAACGAGTTCGGCCAGTTCATTATTGCGGTCGAGGTCCAGCAGATGCTTGGCGGTCGAAGCCGCCTGCCCGATCTGACCATCGGCGGCATAGGCGATGAAGGCGCGCTCGACGAGCAACGGATTGTCCCAGTCACTGATGGCCGCCTGAGCGAAATAGCGCGCAGCTTCTTCGGTGCGTAGATCCTGCAACGCCTGCTGGCCGGCCATATAAGCGCCAGATACGCTGCTGCGGAACAATGGCATGACGTTGAAACGGGCCAGCGGGTCTGACTGCGCGGTCAGGACTGGCTGCGCCATTGTCGTGCTCGACATGACGGTCGCTGACAGTAGCAGGGCGACTAGCGCCGGACGCGCGAAGCGGTTCAGAAGCGATTTCACGAGACTGGAAACTCCCTTGGCCTATTGGGCCCGTTCTGGGCGCGAAGATTGTCCGTTTTGGGACTGCGCCGCAAGGGCGCGCCACATAGCGTGATCCATCTATGGGTCACATTCCGCTGTAGTTGGGGCCACTGCCCCCTTCGGGAGGCACCCAGGTGATGTTCTGGGCCGGGTCTTTGATGTCGCAAGTCTTGCAGTGGACGCAGTTGGCAGCGTGGATGCGGAATACCGGCGCGGCGCCTTCTTCGGCCATTTCATAAACCCCTGCAGGACAATAGAGCGGCGCAGGTTCGCCAAATCTGGGCAGGTTGTCGCGGACGGGCACGGCCGGATCAGCCAGCAAGAGATGGACCGGCTGGTCTTCGTCATGCGCCAGATTGGCGAGGTAGACGGAGGACGCGCGGTCGAAAGTTAGTTTGCCGTCTGGGCGTGGGTAAGTGATCGCGGGTAGCGCGCCCTTGGGCTGCAGGCCCTGATAATCCTGTTTTTCGTGATGGAGCGTGCCAAGCAGCGAGCGGCGGAAGATCGCCGAGGTCCAAAGTTCGACGCCAGCAGCGAGCGCGCCGACCACGGTGCCGAGCTTGGTCCAGAGCGGCTTGACGTTACGCACGCCTTGCAACTCGGTCGAGATACCGGTGGCCATGATGCGTTGACCGAAATCGGCGATGAGATCGTGCTGGCGGCCCATGCCGATGGCGTCAGCCACCGCGTCTGCCGCGCCGATGCCGGACAGAATGGCGTTGTGGATGGCCTTGAGGCGCGGCGCGTTCATGAAGCCTGCCGCACAGCCGATCAGGCCTCCGCCGGGGAAAGCAAGCGTAGGAATGGACTGCCAGCCACCGGCGGTGACGGCGCGGGCGCCATAGCTGATGCGGGTGGCACCTTCTAGCAGCGGCGCGACCGAGGGATGGGTCTTGAAGCGCTGGAATTCGTCGAAGGGCGACAGCGTCGGGTTCTTGTAATCGAGGTAAGTCACGAGCCCGACGTAAAGCTTGCGGTCTTCGGCGTGATAGACGAACCCGCCGCCGGATGTGGCATTATCGAGCGGGAAGCCAAGATAGTGGTCTACCTTGCCGGGCCGGTGGCGGTCGGCGGGGACTTCCCAGACTTCTTTGATGCCGAGCCCGTATTTCTGCGGTTCGCGGGCCAGGCTGTGCGAAGCGATGACATGTTTGGCCAGCGAGCCACGCGCGCCTTCAGCGATCAACGTGTACTTGGCCTCGAGCGCGATGCCTTCGGCAAAGCCGGGCTTGGGGTCGCCGTTGTGGTCGCGGCCGAGATCGCCGGTGATGATGCCGCGCACCGGGCCATTGCCGGAACTCAGGACATCCACCGCAGCGGTCATAGGGAAAATGTCGACGCCAAGTTCGGCCGCCTGTTCGCCGAGCCAGCGCACCAGATTGCCAAGGCTGACGATGACGCCGTTCGGAGTCTTGAGCTGGGGCGGCATCAGGGCGTGCGGCAGCGCCAGATCGTGCTTGGCGGTGAGGAAATGGTAGGTGTCGCTGGTGACATCGGGGCCGACAGGCGCGCCTTTTTGCCGCCAGTCGGGAATCAGTGCGTCGAGCCCGACAGGGTCCATAACGGCGCCCGACAGGATATGGCCGCCGATTTCTGCAGCCTTTTCAACGACGGTGACGGCGATTTCGGGGTGGCGTTGCTTGATGCGGATAGCGGCGGCCAGACCCGATGGACCCGCGCCAACAATCAGCACATCGGTCGAAAGGGTTTCGCGCGAACCGGCTTCTGCCATATAGAGTGCCTCTGTCGTCCAGTTGAGGTATCGCGCTGTCGAACCGTAACCGGGCCCACTTTTCCTGACAGCGTTCCGAGCGCGGCTGGCCGCGCCAAACGGGCTGTGACATAACAGAGAACATGGCTGAAACGCGACCGCTAAATCACGACGAAATGCTCGCCGTGCTCGACTGGTATCGAGCTGCGGGCGTTGACGTTGCCGTGGGCGAAGAGCCAATCGACCGCTTCGCGCAGCGTCCGCCGCAGCGGGTGATGCCTGTTGTCGCATCGGCAAATGCTTCAACAGAGCAGCGTCCTGTCGAAACACTACCGCTGGGCGGCGATCCGTCTGAAGCGCGCAGCCTTGCGGCATCGGCGAAGACGCTCGACGAATTGCAGACCATTTTGGGCAGCTATGATGGTTGCGGGCTCAAGCTGCGCGCCACGCAGCTGGTATTTGCCGACGGCAATCCCGAAGCCGACATCATGCTGATTGGCGAAGCGCCGGGAGCGGAAGAGGACCGGCAGGGTAAGCCATTTGTCGGCAAATCCGGGCAGTTGCTCGACCGCATGCTGGCCGCCATCGGGCTCGACCGCACCAAGGTTTACATTGCCAATACCGTGCCATGGCGGCCGCCGGGCAACCGCACGCCGACCCCTGAAGAGATGGCGCTGTGCCTGCCTTTCCTCAATCGACAGGTGGAGCTTGTTGCGCCCAAGCTGGTGATGACGCTGGGTGGCCCCGCCATGCAGACGGTGTTTTCGACCACGGCGGGCATCATCAAGATGCGCGGCAAGTGGTCGAGCGTGACCATTGGCAATCACACGGTCGAAGCCATTCCGACGCTGCACCCGGCCTATCTGCTGCGCAACCCGCCGGCCAAGGAGCAGGCCTGGGCGGATCTTTTGGCGTTGAAGGTGAAGATGAGCTCGGTGGGGCTGGGCTGACGGATTTGCACCTTCCCTACCATAGTTACCCCTAACCTAACCTAACCTAACCTAACCTACGCCCCTCCTTGATGATCGCGTTGCTTCCGCAAAGCGGGAAGCTCCCGATCAATTCGCTGTCCGAAGTGGGATTGCCGTTTCTGCGGGAATGACGCTGTGGGTGTGTGAACGAGGAAACCTTCGGCAGCGCGGGAGGTAAGGGCTTCCGCACGCGGCAGATTCCGCAGCAAAAACAAAATCTCGCCGCGGGGGCATTTCCGCTCTGCCATTCTGGGATCGCCGCGTTATGGTCATCGTCATGTGATTTGCAACGTTCCTCCTGATCCTGCACCGCCGAAAGCGTCATGGCCTCTGTAATCAAGATCTACGCTCTGTTCCTGGGGTCCGCGCTGCTGATGTTTGGCGGCGGCTTGCAGGGGCTGCTGTTGTCGGTTCGCGGCGCGGAAGAAGGGTTTTCACTGCTATCGCTGGGCCTGATCGGCACCGGCTGGTCGGTCGGCTTTGTGGCCGGGTCGATAACGGTACCGCTGGTGGTGCGCAAGGTTGGCCATATCCGGGCGTTCTCGGTGATGGCGGCCATCGGCACTGTCACCATTCTGCTCAACCTGTTGCTGATCAACGATGTCAGCTGGATCTTGCTGCGCGCACTATCGGGCTTCTGCTTTGCCGGCGCGGCGATGATCGTTGAAAGCTGGCTCAACGAAGTTGCCGAAAACAAGAGCCGCGGAACTATCTTTTCGATCTATGTGACGATCAATATGGCGGCCTCGACCATGGGCCAGATCGCCATGTCGGTGACCGGAACGGCCGGTTATCTGCCGTTCGTTCTGGGCGCCATCAGCTTTATCTGCGCGGTGCTGCCGACGGCGCTGACCTCGAGCCCGCAGCCGCGTCCCCTTGCCTCGGCCAAGATTGACGTGGTGTTGCTCTACAAAACCTCGCCAGTGGCGGCGATTGCTGCATTTTCGGTGGGCATGGCCAATGGTGCCTTCGGCACGCTGGCTCCGGTCTATGGCTATGAGCAAGGGCTGGATGCGAGCGGCATTGCGCTGCTGTTTGCCGTGGCCGCAATTCTCGGCGCGGTCGCGCAAATCCCGTTTGGGCGATTGTCTGACCGAATCGACCGCCGCATTGTGCTGATTGGATTGGCTGGCTTCGCAGCCGTTGTTGGCGCTTTGACCGTGCTCATCAATCCCGAGGCGGGATGGGTCATGTATGTGCTGTTTGCGGCCTATGGTTTTGCCGCCAACCCGATTTATGCGGTCGCGGTGGCTCATGCCAACGACTTCGCCAAGGACGGCGATTTCGCCAAGATCGCTGGCGGCATGCTGCTGATCTTGGGCATTGGCCTGGCGATTGGCCCGGCCGTTGCTTCGCTGATCATGGGAGCATGGTCGCCAGTGGGACTGTTCCTTGTGACGGCGACGTTCCATGGCGCGCTAGCCGTGACGGCATTCCTGCGCATGCGTGTGCGTAAGAGCAAAGACGCGGCCGATCGCGCGCCGTTCCAGCCCATGGGCAATGACAAGCAGGTGACGCCAGAAACTATTGTGCTCGATCCGCGGGCTGATAGTGATAGCCCCGAGATGGGCCATGCCGAGCGGCCGGTGCCCGAAGAGTTGGCAACGCCCCCCGAGGAGAAGCGCGATGTTCAAGACGGCACAGTTTGAGGACCGGGACTTCAAGCCCCTTTCCATTGCCGTCATCGCTGTCTCGGATACGCGGACGCTTGAGACCGATACGGGCGGCGCGCTGCTGAAATCACTTCTGGAAGCCGATGGCCATCGCTGCGCCGAGCGCGTTGTGGTGCGGGACGAGATCCAGCTCGTGCGCAAGGCAGTGCAGGGTTTTGTCGCCGATCCAGACGTAGACGTGGTGCTGACGACGGGCGGCACGGGATTTTCAGGCCGAGACATTACGCCAGAGGCTGTCGAGCCGCTGTTCGACAAGCGCATGGAAGGTTTTTCCGTGCTGTTCCACCAGTATTCGGCGACGACGGTGGGCACCAGCTCGATCCAGTCACGCGCGACCGCTGGCCTGATCGGCACGACCTTCGTGTTCTGCCTGCCGGGATCGCGCGGCGCTTGTCGGGATGCCTGGGAAGGCATTTTGAGCCACCAGCTCGATTATCGACACAAGCCCTGCAACTTCGTCGAATTGATGCCTCGGCTCAACGAGCGCTGAGGCGCATACAAAAACGGCGCCCCGTAAGGCGCCGCTGAATGCTTAGTGGCCGTGGGTCATTCCGGGTGCGCCGCCTTCCGGCTTGCGCACGAAAAAGGCCGCGATCACTGCAAAGACCGAGATGATGGCGCCGACGAAGAAGGCAAGGCGAATACCGCCGGCCATCGCCGCAATCGGCTCGGTGCCGCCTGCAACAAGGCTGGCCGTCTGGAGCGTCATCAAAGCCACGAACAGTGCCGTACCGGCCGCGCCGGCGACCTGCTGGGTGGTGCCGATCATGGCGCTACCATGCGAGTAGAGGTTTGGCTTTAGCGAACCGAGGCTTGCGGTGAACAGCGGCGTGAACATCAATGCCAGACCGATGCTGAGGGTCAGGTGACCGGCAAGCAGCAGCCAGATCGGGGTATCCTGCTGTACGAAAGTCAGGCCCCACATGACGATGCTGAGCAGGATGGCGCCCGGAACGATCAGCGGCGTTGGACCATAGCGATCAAACAGACGACCAACGAAGGGCGCGCAGAGGCCCATCACCAGACCGCCAGGCAGAAGCATCAGGCCAGTCTGCAAGGTGGTGAGACCAACCACACTCTGCAGGAAGATCGGCAGCAGGATCATGGTGCCAAACATCGACATCATGAGGATTGCCATCATCACCACCGAGACGGTGAAGTTCTTGGACTTGAGCGTGCGCAGATCAAGCAGCGCCTTGTTATCCTTCTGCAGCGAAAGCTGGCGGAAAACGAACAGGGCGATGAATACGACGCCAATGACCAGTGGAATCCAGGCTGGCAGGCCTGCCGAGACTTCGGCATCCGCGGCATGCAGCGCGCCTTCGCCCAGTCCGCTCAGCCCATAGACGAAGCCGCCAAAGCCAATGATCGACAGCAGAACCGAGACGATATCGAGCGGCGCCTTGGTCGGAACCGTGACATTCTTGATCAATGTCGAGCCCAGCGCCAACGCGCCCAGAGCGATCGGTAGCACGAGGATAAACATCCAGCGCCATTCCAGGACCGACAGGATCAGGCCGGAAATGGTTGGGCCGATAGCTGGCGCCACGGAAATGACGATGGAGATGTTGCCCATCGTCTTGCCGCGCGACTGCGGTGGCACCAGGTTCATAACCGTGGTCATCAGCAGCGGCATCATGATGGCCGTGCCCATGGCCTGAACCACGCGACCGACAATCAGCAGCTGAATGCCGGGGGAGACGGCACAGATCAGCGTGCCGAGCGAAAACAAGCTCATCGCCAGGGTGAAAACCGGGCGCGTATTGAGGCGCTGCAGCAGATAGCCGGTGATTGGAATGACCACCGCCATGGTCAGCAGGAAGCCGGTGGTGAGCCACTGGGCGGCATTTGCGGAAATGCCCAGGTCGCCCATCAGATGCGGCACGGCTACGCCCATAATGGTCTCGTTGAGAATGACCACGAAAGCGGAAACAAGAAGCAGTGCAATGACCAGCCTGTTGCGCGCGGCATTGTCCTCAGTGACTGGGGCGCTCACAGGTCCGGCGTCGAATGTGGCAGCATCAGTACTCATGATATTTCCTAAATCTAGATTTGCGTCGCTAGCAGGACGACGAACGGCGCCGGCGGAGACCGACAGCACCTTGAATGATTTTTGCGACAGTGAATGTCAGCAGAGTGGGTCGTTAAGTTTTTTATTCAGCAAGTCGGAACAGGCCAACGCGAGATGAACGATCTAGCGTTGCGCAGCATTTTCCCCGAGCCCCAAACGGTCGATCTGTTTATTCCCACACCCGGGCCCCGTCCACCCGCAGAATTGCACTTCTGGGTTGCAATTAAAGGGTTAGTCACCGTTGAAAGTCGCGACCCATGCCCATATGTGATACGGGAATGACATTGTGTTCTTGTTTTGTTCCATCGCGACTGTTACATCCTGAGACATGTTTTGCAGTCACGATTCGACTGCCAAGCGCCCGGCAGGAGAAGTCTCATGGCCCTCTATCAGGCCCCATCGTTTGAAGCTCTTGAAATGCTCAGCCGCAGCCGCGACGCCGATCTGGCGCGGCGCGAACTGCTCAACCCTGACCGTATTCGTGGGCGCGGCGCGCAATCCAATGTCAGCGGGCGATTTGAGAAGCAGAAGCGCGAGAGCTTTGACGACGGTTGGGACAATGTGGAGCCGCTCTCGATCTTTGAGACGGTGGAACATGTCGAACGCGCCAAGACGATCATCACCACCAATGACAGCCCGGACATTGGTTTCGAGCGCTCGATCAATGCCTATCGCGGCTGCGAGCATGGTTGTTCCTATTGCTTTGCGCGGCCCACGCACGCTTTCCTCGGCCACTCGGCGGGCATCGAGTTCGAGCGCGACATCTATGTGAAGGTCAACGCCGTCGACGCGCTGCGCAACGAGCTGGCGGCCAAGAGCTACAAGGTCAAGCCGATCGCCATGGGCACCAATACGGACCCCTATCAGCCGGCCGAGCGCGAGCACAAACTGACGCGCGGCATCCTCGAAGTCATGCTGGAGACGAAGCATCCCGTGATGATCACGACCAAATCGTCGCTAATCATTCGTGACCTCGATATCCTCACCGAACTGGCCAAGCTGGGCCTGGTGAAGGTGGCGATTTCCATGACCTCGATGGATCACAAGCTGAGCCGCCGGATGGAGCCCCGCGCATCCTCCCCTGCCCGCCGGCTGGAAGCGATCCGGCTGCTCAGCGAAGCAGGCGTTCCGGTAGCGGTGTTCGCCTCGCCGATGATCCCCGCGATCAATGATATGGAACTTGAGCGCATTCTCGATGCCGCTAAGGCGCAGGGTGCGGTCAGCGCGTCGATGATCTTGCTGCGGCTACCTGGCGAAGTCCGCGACGTGTTCCGCGAATGGCTGCTGCGCCATTTCCCGGACAGGGTTCGCCATGTGCTGTCGCTGGTGCGCGACACGCGCGGCGGCAAGGATTATGACTCGCGCTGGGGCACCCGCATGACCGGTGAAGGCCCCTATGCAACGCTGCTCCGCCAGCGCTTTGATAAAGCGCGCGAACGCTATGGGCTGGACGTGAAGCTGCCCGGACTGCGCAACGATCTGTTCGTGGCGCCAAAGCTTGAAGAACGGCAGATGAGCCTTTTCTAGGAAGGCCTAGACCGTAGCCATGGCGATGCGCGCCGCAATGAAATCGAGCAGAGACTGCTCGTCATAGCTTGCCGTGGTGATATCGGCACCAACAGCCCGGAGGTCGACGTCTTCGAGGCTAGTGCGGATGCCGACGGTTGCGAGACCTGCAGCAACCGACGACGCGATGCCAGTGCGCGAATCTTCGAAGGCCACCGACAGCTCGGCCTTGGCATTGAGAAGGCGCAGCCCCTCCAGATAGGGCAGCGGGTGCGGTTTGCCGTGTGGTAGTTCGGCGCCGATGACGATGGCGGCAAAACGCTGGCGGATGCCGAGCCCGTCGATGATCAGATCCGCATTGGCACGAGGCGCGTTGGTGACGGCTGCGATTGGCAAACCGGCCGCTTCAGCTAGGTCGAGCAGGTAGAACAGGCCGGGTACTGCGTGAATTTCGGTATGGGCCAGTTCGCGGAACACAGCTTCCTTATGATCCAGAACCGCCAGCCCTTCCTGAGGCGACAGCTGCGGCAGCAGGCGTCGTGCGATGTCGACATTGGCAAAGCCCTGCAGCTCGCGGATGAAGCGTGGCCGGTCGAAGAACTCGCCAAACGGCTCGAAGACGCGATTGAAGGCTTCGAGATGGACCGGATCGGTATCGGCCAGAGTGCCGTCGATGTCGAAGAACAGGGCAGCGCCAGGAGCAAATTGCATAGGAGTAAAGCCTAGGAGGGAAGCGGGGCGAACCGACAGCAAATCGGCTGATCAGTCAACGTGTGTTGTGCGGCGGCGTATCGCTGTTGGCTTTTAGTATTGCGCCACCCGACGCGCATAGGTGGCCATGAAATCGATCGATGCGGCGACACCACGCAGGGACAAGGCCACATCCTTAGCTGGGACGACGTCGATCAATGGGACGGAGAGCGTTACGGCTTCACTATCGCGCATGGCCTCGAGCAAGGCTTCCTCGCGCAGAGGGTCGCGGATGAAGAACTGGTTGGCGGTGTCGTAGCGTGTTTCGAGATCGTTGATAAAGTCGAAGTTCGCGGGCGTCTCACCGGTCATTGCCAGTTCTATGGGGCGCGTCTGATCGATGGCGACGTCGTCCGCGGCTACCGTTATGGCGATATCGAGATCGCCGTTGAGGCGGTTGCGGAACACGGTGAGTTTGTAAGCTGGAAGGCCAGCGGCGTTTTTCTCGTTACTGCCGGTGCTGGCGAAACAGGAAATTCCGTAATAATCGACCGCGTCCTCATCGATCTCGTCGGGGCACACGGCGAGCCAATCGCGATTATATTCGCGCCACTCACCAAAAGGGTGGTGAAATGGCTCAGCCTGAATAGACGACGCCGCCGCAGCAATCAGGACAACAGCGCAGAACACTCTGCCGATCATGTAGTTTGCTTCCCCTTACGGCTTAGGCTAGCTGATATATAGCGCCAACAAGGCGACAATACAGGGACAGCGCGGATAAAATGCTAGTTGGGGTGAAGACGAGCATTCTCGACGATCTGACGCTGCTGGAGCTGGACGCCGATGGTCCGATATTGGCGACGGACCAGGACGCACCAGACCTGATCGGGGCGGCATTCAGTGCCAGTTCGCGCAACGCTGCTGGCGAGGCTTTGATTGCGCGGCAATTGACTTGATGCCCGCCAGAGCCATGCTGCTGGCATGCTTTTCGATTCGACTATCCAGACCACTCCCGACTATTCCCACGAGCTCGCGCTGCAGGCGCGGGGCGCGAGAATTGTTGCGGGCGTGGACGAAGCCGGGCGCGGTCCGCTGGCCGGGCCTGTAGTGGTTTCCGCCGTTGTGCTGGATGCGAGGACCATTCCGGCAGGGCTCAATGATTCCAAGAAGCTGAGCGAAGAACAGCGCGAGGTTCTATTCGAGCAGATCATGGTATCGGCGCTCGCTGTTTCGGTGGTGGTGGCACCGCCATCCATCATCCTGAGCCACAATATTCGCGGGGCAACCTTGTGGGGCATGGCGCAGGCGGCATCGAGCCTGTCACTGCGGCCAGACCGCGTGCTGATCGATGGGCGCGATGTGCCAATGGGGCTGCCCTGCGAGGGGCTGGCGCTGATCGGTGGTGACGGGCGCAGTGTGTCGATTGCGGCAGCGTCGATTGTCGCCAAGGTCACCCGGGACCGGATGTGCCAAATCATGGATTGCGATGCGCCCCATTTCGGCTTTGCCGGGCATAAGGGTTATTCGACTGCGAAACATATGCGGGCGCTGGTGGAGCATGGCCCTTGCCGGCACCACCGCGAGGAATTTGCGCCGGTGGCGGAAGCCTGGGCTCGGGTTCGGATGGCGGTGGCTTAGGGATGCACGCCCTCGTGGTTCGAGGCTCGTGAAGAACTCGCACCTCACCATGAGGGCTACTGGACGTTAAATGTATCGACAGCCCTCGGTGTGAGGTAGGAGCGAAGCGGTCCACAACGCACCGCGCCTTTGCCGCCTCAACGGGCGCGTCTTAACCCCTCGCTAACCCCTTACAAACGCTCCATTAACCCTGGCGCGCTATAACGGGTTTGTTAGTACTGCGTTAGGGTTAAGTGTATGTTGCGTACCGCGCGTACGGCTCCAGAAGCCGCTGCGGAGGAGACCCAGCGTCTCCCGATCGATACCATTCTTGTGGGTGACTGCATCGACCACATGAACGCCTTGCCAGCTGGCTCGGTTGATCTGATTTTCGCTGATCCCCCATATAACCTGCAGCTGGAACAGAGCCTCACCCGCCCTGACCAGAGCAAGGTTGATGCGGTGGATGACGAATGGGACAAGTTCGAGAGCTTTGCCCATTACGACACTTTTACCCGGGCGTGGCTGAAGGCCGCGCGGCGGGTGCTCAAGCCGGATGGGGCCTTGTGGGTCATCGGCAGCTATCACAATATTTTCCGCGTCGGGACGGCGCTCCAGGACCTCGACTTCTGGATGCTCAACGACGTGATCTGGCGCAAGGCCAACCCAATGCCGAACTTCCGCGGCACGCGGTTTACCAATGCCCATGAAACCCTGATCTGGGCTGCGCGC from Devosia sp. 2618 carries:
- a CDS encoding 4-(cytidine 5'-diphospho)-2-C-methyl-D-erythritol kinase codes for the protein MPEPIVQLAPAKVNLALHVTRRREDGYHDLESLVVFADVADELSATPADIDSLSISGPFAKALGTGESNLVSSAVAAFRARWPDAVKTALSLRLVKNLPVAAGIGGGSADAAAALRLMASLSEHPVPMAELADIATALGADVPSCLVSMPLVARGVGEVLTPLPEFPACHIVLVNPMVPLATADVFRRLRAHDNYPLPELPTPLTRPAQLGIWLAETRNDLQPPAVKLVPIIGDIVEQLAATQGCILARMSGSGATVFGLFGSAGQAHQAAQVMRAHNPDHWVAAAPVIVP
- a CDS encoding tetratricopeptide repeat protein, coding for MKSLLNRFARPALVALLLSATVMSSTTMAQPVLTAQSDPLARFNVMPLFRSSVSGAYMAGQQALQDLRTEEAARYFAQAAISDWDNPLLVERAFIAYAADGQIGQAASTAKHLLDLDRNNELAELVVAAEALKERRYGAAERLLNTISPDSFTGITASILRAWALIGDNRKADADAVMDRLGKTGLGDFLVFHRALMAEVAGDSAGAIDLARRAHEAEPYVARITEVYARTLANAGRFDEALEVINDFEAQGATHPIVTVVKDQIEAGQRPGIFASNVQVGSAEMFHGIGVALARDGNLDLSLVFLRLGLYLDPSADVISLVLGQLLDGADQHAAANAIYEAVPPTSAMKPTAVVRVAQNLDAIGDRKEALRRLNNIVVSQPEDLDAVSVLGDMLRYDEQYIPAADAYTKALKLTGGERPSDWRFYYVRGIAYERAKEWPKAEADFLKALELNPDQPAVLNYLGYSWIDQDMNLEPALEMIEKAVAAQPQDGYIVDSLGWAFYKLGRIDEAVTTLEKAAMLRPNDAEINDHLGDAYWKAGRKLEAKFQWRVAASVDTVGNVKERVAPKLVDGLTEANATQ
- a CDS encoding electron transfer flavoprotein-ubiquinone oxidoreductase, coding for MAEAGSRETLSTDVLIVGAGPSGLAAAIRIKQRHPEIAVTVVEKAAEIGGHILSGAVMDPVGLDALIPDWRQKGAPVGPDVTSDTYHFLTAKHDLALPHALMPPQLKTPNGVIVSLGNLVRWLGEQAAELGVDIFPMTAAVDVLSSGNGPVRGIITGDLGRDHNGDPKPGFAEGIALEAKYTLIAEGARGSLAKHVIASHSLAREPQKYGLGIKEVWEVPADRHRPGKVDHYLGFPLDNATSGGGFVYHAEDRKLYVGLVTYLDYKNPTLSPFDEFQRFKTHPSVAPLLEGATRISYGARAVTAGGWQSIPTLAFPGGGLIGCAAGFMNAPRLKAIHNAILSGIGAADAVADAIGMGRQHDLIADFGQRIMATGISTELQGVRNVKPLWTKLGTVVGALAAGVELWTSAIFRRSLLGTLHHEKQDYQGLQPKGALPAITYPRPDGKLTFDRASSVYLANLAHDEDQPVHLLLADPAVPVRDNLPRFGEPAPLYCPAGVYEMAEEGAAPVFRIHAANCVHCKTCDIKDPAQNITWVPPEGGSGPNYSGM
- a CDS encoding uracil-DNA glycosylase gives rise to the protein MAETRPLNHDEMLAVLDWYRAAGVDVAVGEEPIDRFAQRPPQRVMPVVASANASTEQRPVETLPLGGDPSEARSLAASAKTLDELQTILGSYDGCGLKLRATQLVFADGNPEADIMLIGEAPGAEEDRQGKPFVGKSGQLLDRMLAAIGLDRTKVYIANTVPWRPPGNRTPTPEEMALCLPFLNRQVELVAPKLVMTLGGPAMQTVFSTTAGIIKMRGKWSSVTIGNHTVEAIPTLHPAYLLRNPPAKEQAWADLLALKVKMSSVGLG
- a CDS encoding MFS transporter, with product MASVIKIYALFLGSALLMFGGGLQGLLLSVRGAEEGFSLLSLGLIGTGWSVGFVAGSITVPLVVRKVGHIRAFSVMAAIGTVTILLNLLLINDVSWILLRALSGFCFAGAAMIVESWLNEVAENKSRGTIFSIYVTINMAASTMGQIAMSVTGTAGYLPFVLGAISFICAVLPTALTSSPQPRPLASAKIDVVLLYKTSPVAAIAAFSVGMANGAFGTLAPVYGYEQGLDASGIALLFAVAAILGAVAQIPFGRLSDRIDRRIVLIGLAGFAAVVGALTVLINPEAGWVMYVLFAAYGFAANPIYAVAVAHANDFAKDGDFAKIAGGMLLILGIGLAIGPAVASLIMGAWSPVGLFLVTATFHGALAVTAFLRMRVRKSKDAADRAPFQPMGNDKQVTPETIVLDPRADSDSPEMGHAERPVPEELATPPEEKRDVQDGTV